Proteins co-encoded in one Populus trichocarpa isolate Nisqually-1 chromosome 10, P.trichocarpa_v4.1, whole genome shotgun sequence genomic window:
- the LOC127905870 gene encoding F-box protein At3g07870-like, which produces MAESVKKNRVPEDVLIDILTALPIKSLLRFRSLSKSWNSHISDKDFISAYLAQPKPSLLLRRWQNRQESYSLHLDNESLDRSLQFQNLPFRCEADCFDIIGYCNGVLCGPHSATWGFGFDLPSNDYRVVRVARQVSSKREFPMEFQVAFNGILHWLVYREENDNRRSFVLSFDLSNDKFGEIMLRVATQWMVISEFDDSLAALFCRCAANLSFEIWMMSQYGVRESWALQFRIHEEFPLPYFRLR; this is translated from the exons ATGGCTGAAAGTGTGAAAAAGAATCGTGTTCCAGAAGATGTGTTGATAGATATTCTCACAGCATTACCTATCAAATCCTTATTAAGATTCAGATCTTTATCAAAATCATGGAACTCCCACATCAGTGACAAAGACTTCATCAGTGCCTATTTGGCCCAACCCAAACCATCGCTTCTCCTTCGTCGATGGCAAAATCGTCAAGAATCCTACTCTCTGCATCTCGATAATGAATCTTTAGATAGGAGCTTACAGTTCCAGAACTTGCCCTTTCGGTGTGAAGctgattgttttgatataatagGTTATTGCAATGGAGTT TTATGCGGTCCACACAGTGCTACTTGGGGTTTTGGCTTTGATTTACCAAGTAATGACTATAGGGTTGTTAGAGTTGCGAGACAAGTTTCATCTAAACGCGAATTCCCTATGGAGTTTCAG GTTGCTTTTAATGGCATCCTTCATTGGCTTGTATATCGTGAGGAGAATGACAACCGCCGgagttttgttctttcttttgatttaagtAATGATAAGTTCGGGGAGATAATGTTGCGGGTGGCCACTCAGTGGATGGTGATTTCAGAGTTTGACGACTCCCTTGCGGCGCTTTTCTGTAGGTGCGCTGCCAA TCTGAGTTTTGAGATATGGATGATGAGCCAATATGGTGTGAGAGAATCATGGGCCTTACAATTCCGTATTCACGAGGAATTCCCACTTCCTTATTTTAGACTACGTTAA
- the LOC7489581 gene encoding F-box protein CPR1 translates to MKKDGGLPEDLLITILMALPAKCLVRFRSVSKYWNSLITGAEFISIHLAQAKPLLLFHHHNQSYSLRLDNESLDMWSNSEFELPSKREDDDFQIIGSCNGVICLLNSPQDHGHSIILWNPSIGKSLNLVLPRLSDPFHGIFGFGFNRQSNDYKFVRVATPHYPVGCQVYSVKERSWKAIDVSPALGYINPIPSVLWGRSSSYNYAFLNGVLHWLVDREEFGSRFVLSFDLRNDSFGKMMLSPYLASKLDEWMAILVYDNSVSLFLNDLDTKYIEIWALKKYDAMKLWARKLRIKAVGIGLAMVCRKNGEILMTRYPSDEVVSCDPQRNEIHDLQNLGLSDYADSYVESLALLDELKEETEKENVEITHSATFAIPSFKCIH, encoded by the coding sequence ATGAAAAAGGATGGCGGTCTTCCAGAAGATTTGTTGATCACGATTCTCATGGCATTACCTGCCAAATGTTTAGTGAGATTCAGGTCTGTATCAAAGTATTGGAACTCTCTCATCACTGGCGCTGAATTTATCAGTATCCATTTGGCCCAGGCAAAGCCATTGCTTCTCTTTCATCACCACAACCAGTCTTACTCTCTGCGTTTGGATAATGAGTCTTTAGACATGTGGTCAAACTCAGAGTTCGAGTTGCCTTCTAAAAGAGAAGATGATGACTTCCAAATAATTGGTTCTTGTAATGGAGTTATATGTCTTTTAAATAGCCCGCAAGATCATGGTCACAGCATAATTTTGTGGAATCCATCAATTGGAAAATCTTTGAATCTTGTACTTCCGAGGTTATCTGATCCTTTCCAcggtatttttggttttggcttCAATCGGCAAAGTAATGACTACAAGTTTGTTAGAGTTGCCACACCTCACTACCCAGTTGGATGCCAGGTTTACTCGGTCAAAGAAAGATCTTGGAAGGCCATTGATGTTAGCCCTGCTCTTGGTTACATTAACCCCATACCTTCAGTCTTATGGGGACGTTCCAGTTCTTATAACTATGCTTTCCTGAATGGGGTTCTTCATTGGCTTGTGGACAGAGAGGAGTTTGGCAGTAGGTTTGTGCTATCTTTTGATCTAAGAAATGATTCGTTTGGGAAGATGATGCTGTCTCCATATTTAGCTAGCAAACTCGATGAGTGGATGGCAATTTTGGTGTATGATAACTCCGTTTCTTTGTTTCTCAACGACCTCGATACCAAGTATATTGAGATATGGGCTCTGAAAAAATatgatgcaatgaaattatGGGCCCGAAAACTCAGGATTAAGGCAGTCGGAATAGGATTGGCAATGGTCTGTAGGAAGAATGGTGAAATATTAATGACAAGATATCCAAGTGACGAAGTGGTTTCATGTGATCCTCAGAGGAACGAAATTCATGATCTGCAAAATTTAGGGCTAAGTGACTATGCTGATTCTTATGTGGAGAGCCTAGCTTTACTTGATGAATTAAAAGAGGAGACTGAAAAAGAAAACGTAGAGATCACTCACTCAGCCACTTTTGCAATTCCATCCTTTAAATGCATTCATTAG